The following proteins come from a genomic window of Corallococcus sp. NCRR:
- a CDS encoding DUF1552 domain-containing protein, which translates to MPRDFSRRSILKLLSGTAMAAPFAHLLTSSVAEAADAAPLRFIALFTPHGLLPEYWVPKGNDTSFNIDFENSVLQPLQRHRDKLLVLDGLDYRVLYEHGRTGHEGGPVTFLTGSQVEVSSGDELPSGPSLDQVIGNAVGGATQFRSLQLHAFEQFGAQHVYNSISFTENGSRVPFELNPANVYKRLFGSMGGSAAEAQAILSKRKSLLDYLIKDATRLKSRLAAAEGTKLDTHLAALRDIERRLTNSGALNCSAPEKPANTDLGDINNMPALTELHMDLIARAFACDLTRVVTMTIPGPSMPWIGIDEDIHNDIAHRTDTQSEPARTEIRLRMVAVQRWYSEQVARLMDTLKSIPEGSGTVLDNTVILWGNELGDAAGHMNVSIPTVLAGGAGGKFRMGRMLSLRPGKDPLGSWEGPGKPLLGAVEHNKLLTTLAQAFGVNVDRFGHEDYVGTLNLT; encoded by the coding sequence ATGCCCCGCGACTTCTCCCGACGCAGCATCCTGAAGCTCCTGTCCGGCACGGCCATGGCGGCGCCCTTCGCGCACCTGCTCACCAGCTCCGTGGCCGAAGCGGCGGACGCCGCGCCCCTGCGCTTCATCGCCCTGTTCACCCCTCACGGCCTGCTGCCGGAGTACTGGGTGCCCAAGGGCAATGACACCAGCTTCAACATCGACTTCGAGAACTCCGTCCTCCAGCCGCTCCAGCGCCACCGGGACAAGCTCCTGGTGCTGGATGGCCTGGACTACCGCGTCCTCTATGAGCACGGCCGCACCGGCCACGAGGGCGGCCCCGTCACCTTCCTCACCGGCAGCCAGGTGGAGGTGTCCAGCGGCGACGAGCTGCCCTCCGGCCCGTCCCTGGACCAGGTGATTGGCAACGCGGTGGGCGGCGCCACCCAGTTCCGCTCGCTGCAGCTGCACGCCTTCGAGCAGTTCGGCGCCCAGCACGTCTACAACAGCATCTCCTTCACGGAGAACGGCTCGCGCGTGCCGTTCGAGCTGAACCCCGCCAACGTCTACAAGCGCCTCTTCGGCAGCATGGGCGGCTCCGCGGCGGAGGCGCAGGCCATCCTGTCCAAGCGCAAGAGCCTCTTGGACTACCTCATCAAGGACGCCACCCGGCTGAAGTCGCGGCTGGCGGCCGCGGAGGGCACCAAGCTGGACACGCACCTGGCGGCGCTGCGCGACATCGAGCGGCGGCTCACCAACTCGGGCGCGCTCAACTGCTCCGCGCCGGAGAAGCCCGCCAACACCGACCTGGGCGACATCAACAACATGCCCGCCCTCACCGAATTGCACATGGACCTCATCGCCCGTGCGTTCGCGTGTGATTTGACGCGCGTGGTGACCATGACCATCCCCGGGCCGTCCATGCCGTGGATTGGCATCGACGAGGACATCCACAACGACATCGCCCACCGCACGGACACCCAGTCGGAGCCGGCGCGCACCGAAATCCGCCTGCGCATGGTGGCGGTGCAGCGGTGGTACTCCGAACAGGTGGCGCGGCTGATGGACACGCTCAAGTCCATCCCGGAGGGCAGCGGTACGGTGCTCGACAACACCGTCATCCTGTGGGGGAACGAGCTGGGGGACGCCGCCGGTCACATGAACGTGTCCATCCCCACGGTGCTGGCGGGCGGCGCGGGCGGGAAGTTCCGCATGGGCCGCATGCTGTCCCTGCGCCCCGGCAAGGACCCGCTGGGCTCGTGGGAGGGCCCGGGCAAGCCGCTGCTGGGCGCGGTGGAGCACAACAAGCTGCTCACCACCCTTGCCCAGGCCTTCGGCGTCAACGTGGACCGCTTCGGCCACGAGGACTACGTGGGCACGCTCAACCTCACCTAG
- a CDS encoding pectin acetylesterase-family hydrolase: MSLLALSAPVGAAHAEVLVEGIVDVLVDGGNTYPWQKVTLPGLKCGNGSQYKFFVHKTGSPNLLFMMEGGGACWDYDSCSGRLGILGAANPNGISDDYMTQFTAKYVSPIVNGADPGLPFRDRKDIVTKGWNIVYLPYCTGDVHIGNNAKVYTDTTGGQAPLTWYHNGYNNTLAAANYAKQQFPSVQKLLVTGYSAGGTSTSAGYYFIRKAINPAKGYMINDSGPIFMAPNANSLSRPLHNQIRSSWNLDSVFSTLPASFNINDMGSINKMVATEFPNDQLAYTGYTMDYNYSRYSYERFKTPNDEASVHAYWKQDQDAFVTELNKYNNFSYFIPHHRAINASHCSTIITFVGAHACQRMEKKYWYEYIDSPWQSWACHSEFVPMDVFLSRFINNNQRIRIYEPANNYNNEDAGMSILAPLINGALGG, from the coding sequence ATGAGCCTTCTGGCCCTCTCCGCCCCCGTGGGCGCCGCGCATGCCGAAGTGCTGGTGGAAGGCATCGTCGACGTGCTGGTGGACGGCGGCAACACCTACCCCTGGCAGAAGGTGACGCTGCCCGGCCTGAAGTGTGGCAACGGCTCGCAGTACAAGTTCTTCGTGCACAAGACGGGCTCGCCCAACCTGCTGTTCATGATGGAGGGCGGTGGCGCGTGCTGGGACTACGATTCCTGTAGCGGCCGCCTGGGCATCCTGGGCGCGGCGAACCCCAACGGCATCTCCGACGACTACATGACGCAGTTCACGGCCAAGTACGTGTCCCCCATCGTCAACGGGGCGGACCCGGGCCTGCCCTTCCGCGACCGCAAGGACATCGTCACCAAGGGCTGGAACATCGTCTACCTGCCGTACTGCACGGGCGACGTGCACATTGGCAACAACGCCAAGGTCTACACGGATACCACCGGCGGCCAGGCGCCGCTGACCTGGTACCACAACGGCTACAACAACACGCTGGCCGCGGCGAACTACGCCAAGCAGCAGTTCCCCAGCGTGCAGAAGCTGCTGGTGACGGGCTACAGCGCGGGCGGCACGTCCACCTCCGCCGGGTACTACTTCATCCGCAAGGCCATCAACCCGGCCAAGGGGTACATGATCAACGACTCCGGCCCCATCTTCATGGCGCCGAACGCGAACTCCCTGTCGCGCCCGCTGCACAACCAGATCCGCTCTTCGTGGAACCTGGACTCCGTGTTCAGCACCCTGCCGGCCAGCTTCAACATCAACGACATGGGCTCCATCAACAAGATGGTGGCCACGGAGTTCCCGAACGATCAGCTCGCGTACACGGGCTACACGATGGACTACAACTACTCGCGCTATTCGTATGAGCGCTTCAAGACGCCCAACGACGAGGCGTCCGTCCACGCGTACTGGAAGCAGGACCAGGATGCGTTCGTGACCGAGCTGAACAAGTACAACAACTTCAGCTATTTCATCCCGCACCACCGCGCCATCAACGCCAGCCACTGCAGCACCATCATCACCTTCGTGGGCGCGCACGCCTGCCAGCGGATGGAGAAGAAGTACTGGTACGAGTACATCGACAGCCCGTGGCAGTCCTGGGCCTGCCACAGCGAGTTCGTCCCCATGGACGTCTTCCTGTCGCGCTTCATCAACAACAACCAGCGCATCCGCATCTACGAGCCGGCCAACAACTACAACAACGAGGACGCGGGCATGAGCATCCTCGCGCCCCTCATCAACGGCGCGCTCGGCGGGTAG